The genomic region TCTGACCAGGAATCTGGAAATGGTGGTACAGTATGTCTTACCAGCaagctttctctgctgcttgaGTGACTGCACGGAACCTTTTTGCTATTTGTAAAACTATTTGCATACTATTTGCTTTGGTATAGGCAAGAGTACAAGGCCACTGTCACCTACTGAACTTGCCTCTGTTGCACTGGATGTGTGTGCTGCCCAATTCCTCTGTACAGCCTTCTAGACCTGTGTGGAGGCAATTTGAAGGAGTGCAAACTGGAACATCTGATGGTGATGGGTGTGTGGGGTCTTTTCAGGGGCTGGTAAGGAGGCTGAAAGCTTACAAGCCATTAGCAGGCATTTGGGTCGAGCCAGAATGCCTGCAAAGTGTGAGATGCTTGCTGGTGACCTCTGAAGCTGTTACTGCATGCTCAATCTTCAGTCCCTTGCCTGCTGCACAGAAATAACTTTCAAGCACCGGCAGggcagaacagcagcatctcagaTCCCATATCCCTCCTTCCAGGAGACCCAGCTTTCATGAAAGCCCTGTGAGAAGGCTTTGAAGGCTGCTGACTGACTTCTCTTGGAGGCAGACAGTGTGACATGCTTCCTATGCTACAGGGGTGCTTATAGCTCCTGGGGAAACTTCCCTTGCAGAGTTCAGAGGGAGCTGCACAGCACCTGTTTCACCTGTATTCTGTTGTCACTTGGTTGCATGGAGGCCcatgggaagggaaggaaaagtcCATAGTTTAAACATAAGCAAGGCAGTCAATGAGCATCCCTATCAGAAAATGATCTGAACACGGAGCCATTACAGCAATTTTGCATTACAAACAGGTATTACAAAAAATCCTGTGGCACTTTCCCAACAGCTTTTTTACAACGTAGATGACATAAGCAGAATAAATAAGGAAATgtgatgacagaaaaataacctCAAACATACCCTGGTGAAGTCCTGGTTTTATAACTAAGCAGTTGCCAGCAGTTACTTCTGTGTCAGGTAATGATAGTTGTGGGTAGGGAAAAGTCTTATGGAGGCTTCAGATAAACTGCATCGTGTGGTTTGTGTCCAAACCCACCAAGAATTGTTTTGttagagtttttaaaaagtggattAATTATGTGAAACAAGTATGAGCTGCTGTGTCATTTTTGTGGACTGTACAGTATTTTATACCTTGCAGAATTCACATTTGTTATTAACCATCCTCAGTAGTTTTAAGCCTCTGTTCTTCAGTACTTTATGGTTTCTTGCAGTAGACTTTTCAGGCCAGGTCTCATTACTAACCAGCAATAAAAAGTCTTGGCTTCTGCGTGGTGTATGTTGAGAAAATACTGTTGCCATCTGATAGCTGTTGCTGGGTGCcaggtgggtttggtttttttcctcatgggCTTCTGAGGCTGCTTGGGCTTTCCAACAGCTGTGGTGTATAGTGTGGGAGGCTACAAGCATTGTGCTACCTGTTCCTGTTGGTGAGACAGTTGCAGCAGCAAGGAGTGCAGGGGAAATCCTGTTTCTCTCTAACATCGTAGAGGTTGTAAAGTTAAATTGCTGTGGAGCACTTCTACTTGTTGGTAGCCAGTCCTGTTAAGCAGGTTAAGACAATACTATACTTGTAtcatttgggatttttaaagCACCTGGAAATGCCCATGTGAACAACAGAACTATTATTAAACTAGCTTTCTCAGCCTCTGGATGTGCAGCTTCCATTGACGACATGGCTGTTAACGTGTACATAATAACGAATAGCTTGTATGATGATTAACCACAGTCAAAGTACTGCACACATTGCAAAAGCAGTAGGAAGACAAAAGCGCTGTCTCCCAGCACATGCTGTATGcacagggcagccaggctgggtggAGGGGAGGTTGGTTGGCTAATACAGTCATGTCATAGTAAAACTTGGGATAAAGGGACAGTCTGTTCTGCCAATGCTCCAACCCGTTTTTCTGTCCTACTACAAGTTTCCTAAGTGCTTCTGTCCTCTTACGCCATGGAGCTGTGTGTAAGGGAAGGGTGAGGACACCAGGAGATAGGTCCCTCCATATCTGTCACTGCAAATGGGTGGCCCTGGTAAAAGCTtacagtgctgctttttgtacagctgcttctgcaaagcaCCAGTTAGTATTTGTACATCTTGAGATTTTTAGCAGGTTTCCTAGCTAGGTCTTCTGAGGTCGTAGAAACTTTGAGGCATCTTCCTTGCTTTGTCCCTTAGTACTGTGTTTGAAAGTGAGAGGTCTCTTCCCACCCTTACAACTAGCTTTCTAGTTGAGAACATATCctattttcagcttcatttaaaaaaaacaccttcaaaaCCCTCTCCTACAAAGTAATGCCTTCTGCAGCAAGACTAAGTCTAACTTACTGTAGAGTTGACAAAAGAGGTTTGGTACCTCTGCAGAAAACATCCTTTCCCATGCAAAGTATGAACTAGTGTTCAGTCATTtgcctctgcaaagctgctgctgtaatGCACAATTTAGCCTTAAATGTATGGTAGCTGGGTTGTTTGCCTGGGTGGTAACCTGTCAGCTGAagtctttctgaaaattagCATAACTTTTGTaagctaaaattatttttagagcATCACCTGACAACTGGAGataaatccattaaaaatgtttggaaactGCTATTGTGATTTGTGCTGAAGTGATaaactgctttggaaatggGTTTCTACAATGGGTGCAGCAGATGGGTTTCGATGAACACCTCGCCGGTGGGGTGTGTCACCTTTCCCCTTTGGAGGAAGTGAGATGACGTTTGGCCAAGCTGATAATGGGATTTTTCCTCAGAAAGCCAAGACTTCTTATGAAAGTGTGTCACTTCCTATTGCTCTGCATATTGCCTTTCTTATTGTATTGTTTAACTGCTCTCATAATCTATTTACAGAACCATGTGCGCGTAGGGGCAGATCCAGGTCTGGTTTAAAGCAGAAGTAGAGCCTGGTAGCCTGTTCTTGGTGTGAGTCACAAGAGTGTTCCTGCACGAGCGAGCGGTGCTGCGGGGCAAAGTGTAGTAGAGAAGCCGCAGAGGACAGGTGTGGGGCTGTGCTCCCCTCCTGGCCAGTATGGAATTGGGACTGCTGCCTGGGCTTGGAGCTGAGCCGGagaacctgctgctgcagtgcaggctgCTGGGTGCTGACAGAGTTTGCAGGTGCTCTCTTGGTTGTAGGCTTCGGTGTGGCAGTTGCAGTTGCCCAGACTTGGAGTGCTTTGCAAAGCTCTGGCAGAGTGTGTCGGGGTGTGTTCCGAGGAGTGAGCTCCAGACTTGGCAGCAGATTCTGGTGATGCTTTGCAGAACTATACATGTGTTGCTGCTAGATAACCTTCTGTGACAGGGGACTTTTTTGCCTTGGTTACCACATGCTCCTGGGAGCTTGTTCCTTTGATTAACCAGCCCTGTTTGTTCCTAGATCTTAACAGGACTGCATGTGAAAATCCATGCTGTTCAAACGAACCTGATGTGCTAGGCAGTGACGCTCGGGCTCTTTCACCGCTATTCAGGTGTTTTGTCACCTGAGTTTTTTAGTAGTGATTTAATTTATATCGTTTTCCTTTGGGGTCAAGAATAGCTGATTTCAGTGGCTCACATACCTAGGGTTAAAGTGTGTGTGCCTTCACCTGAGTCAATATAAAACCAAACCTTGGATAAAAGTACATTGCGTCTGTCTGCTGAGAAGCCAGGCCAATACAACCCTTGCCTATGGGAGGCATCACCCCATGCTCCAATACTTGAAAAGTGCAAGAGGCTTCTTAAATGAAACATCTAAATGTCTTTGAGTCTAAGCTAAATATTTTAGGTTGGATTGTGTCCCATCATCCCCTGCATTTTTCACTTGGCTGGGAAAATCCTGTTTCTGTTGCAACTGTGTTTTTGTACCCTCTGGGACTCTGAGGATTTAGTACAAAAAATGCCGAAATTGTCACCGAGGTATTTGTATAAAACACAGGTTTTGGAAGCTTTGAGCAATAAAGGGGCCTTGCTGTCTGCTGTGGGACTATTCATATGTATGCACTATTCATATTAAAACATGTGCTTGAATGCTTTGTCAAGGTAGAGCCTAAATCTGAATACTTCTTTTGATAAACAGATAGGTCCTTCCAATTGGGATTCAAATGATCAAGGAACAAAAGATGTCTGAGGGCAATTCCCAGGTCATTTCCTGCAAAAAGCTGCATGCCCTTGTTTGTCATGCATTTTAGAAGAGGCTGAGAGTCCTCTGATCCTGATGCCCGACAGTTTCTGGGAGCTtaaagctaaaaagaaatgtcttgcTTGGCGGTATACTGTGTAACAGGGAGCAGAGTGTTTTGACACATGATTACTGAGCCCAGTGATTTGAATTTCTATTtgtatcttgttttctttgtggtaACTCCAATCCTAATATCTTCTAGGCAGTCTGCAGGCCACTCGGGCTTTGATGGTGGCTGCAATACTCCTGGGACTTGTTGCTGTATTTGTTGCTGTGACTGGCATGAAATGCATGAAATGCATGGAAGATGACCAGGTGAAGAAGATGCGGATGGCTGTTTTTGGTGGGGTGATCTTCATCATTTCAGGTTGGTAACATATTTAGTGTTAAATGTGCCATTTCCCAGATGGCATTTATCCTGCACAGGATGTGAAAGGATAGGGGATGGCTTGCTGTCATTGCTCCAAGAGCATTTGGGGCTGGGAATTCTCTAGCAGGCTCTAGCACGTAGCTGCTGGCTACCAGAGGTGTCAAATGGGTCTCTTGGCACTAACTAGCAGTATACTTTCTGTGTGGACTGCAGGCCTTCCATATGTGTTAGTAGAGCAGAGTTTGACCTGCTTCACTGAAAGACTGTCAGCAGTGTGGCTTTTGATGCTATGTAACTGTGGGTACTTGGGTTTTATTGTTGGtttcttaatttctctctcGGCCAGCACTAAGTAACAGCTCAGAGCTTCCCAGGGCAGCAATAGCAGTGGCTCAGCACCATTCCAGATGCTGGTTCTGCTTCATGTAATTTTTTGCAGTAaatttgttgattttttctTAAGTCATGACATTGTGTTCCCTTCATCGACAGGTTTGGCAGCACTGGTGGCCACATCATGGTACGGCAACAGAGTGGCTCGGGCCTTTTATGACCCTTTTACTCCTGTCAACACCAGGTACTGACCCAGTTGATATAACACTATCGTATAGTATGAAAATGCTCACAGGGCTTAGTTTTGCATAGCAGTAGCTCAAAACAAAGGAAGGAGTTCTCAGCTGGCTGCGTTGGCTTCAAACTGTGCAGAAAGAGCATTAGGACCAGATCTCATCATCCGTGTGGCTCTTAAGTCTCGGCTTTTTTTAAGGCAGCATCACTGCCAGAGACCTAACTGATGTGACTTACGCAATTTCCCCCCACTAAATGCTTCAGGCCCGGTTTgcacagagcctggccccaCCGCCTCTGTGCGGGGTGACCTAAAGGACTGGACTATTGCAGTGAGAAAAGCTCTGGGCTTTGAGGGGCAGCAGGGTCTCGGGCTGCTTCAAACTGCTGCCTTGCAGGAAGCCACTTCCATCCCAGTTTCagctcctttctgctttgtacGAACATGGTAATCCAGAGGTATTACTTGTATAttcactttcttccttctttctcccccaGATTTGAGTTTGGATCAGCTCTCTTCATCGGCTGGGCAGCTGCTTCTCTGGCCATGCTGGGGGGggccttcctctgctgctcctgtccACGGAGAGAAACTTCATATCCACCCAGCCGAGGCTACCCAAAAAATGCCCCCTCCACAGGGAAGGATTATGTATAATGAAACAAAGAAGAGGAGCCACCAGCACTGGTAGTGAGAGCATTTTGGAGAGGACACTACAATGCCACTGTCCTGAGCAGAGTTCAGACTCTAGGTTctgccttcctcttctcccaaaaatgtgtatatttttGTAATCCTCTTTGCTACTGGACATaacttctcccttctctcccagcCCATGGAGGGAGGCTAGCCTAGGTTCGTAGGTATTGCCACTGGAAAGATGAAACCTCCAAGCTTGGGTTAAGTTTAGTATTTGGgagtaaaagggaaaatgatACTGTTTTTTAGATGGAtgttggtgcttttttttttttagttttttaaaaaatagatggTAACAATTCAGTCCCATATCCCAGTAAGTTAGAGCCCAGTGTGGTGTGTGCGTGTAGAAATTAAAGGAACATATATACAAAGTGATGAAACCAATAGCTTAAGGGGAAAcataattttaaggaaaaggcTTTACATGTAGGAATGTTTGAAGAGATCTAAAGTGCTTTTGTACTGTCCTACTGGCATAATCTTCGGCACCCTCCTTTCTGTGCAGATGGGCATGACAAAGGGTCAGGCACAACTAAATTACTGTGACTTAAATTGAAATCCCTAACTGTCCATGCACATGTTGTTGACCAACAGCAGATGTGTAAGGTGGTGACCGCACAAGTTAGCGGACTCCCAAAGTAGCTGCAGGTTTCCCTGGTGCCAGGGAAGAGCTCAAGAAAAATGATTGCCTTCTGTTTTCACTGGGTGTCTCTGGCagggctgttgctgctgttccttaGACACCGAGTGCTGCTGCCAGTGACTGTTTCCCTGTGTTCCCAGCATAGTACCTAACTGAGCTTGAAGCTTTATCCTCTTGTGTGTTACAAGCCACCTTTTAacattctcctttttccttgaGTCTTTCTCATTTGGGCTTAGTTACTGATTTCAGTTTGCCTTAAGCAGCTAAATGTGCTGAACCAAATTGAATGCACTGCCACTCCCTGATGTTTCCCCAAGGATACCTCACACGCTGCCATTTGATCCTGTCTTTTCTTGTAAACACTTTCAGTGATGATATGAAGGCAAATTCCAAGGAAACTGACCCAAAGGTTATGGCATTTTGTTGTAATCCAAGCTCaccaaagaggaagaaactagcattttaaagataaagcCATCCTTGCATATTAAGtcatatcttaaaaaaaataaaaataaaaaatgcagctcATCAAAGGTTCTCATGCCTTTGAAACACCAAGTCAGTCACTTGGTGTCTGACTAACACTGGTTGAGGCTGTCCAGAGGTAAGTCTTGTAATTCCTAGAAAGGAGGTGGTACCAGTTTTCCAAAGCTCAACCTTGCTCTTTCTACAGAAGGAAACTACTTGCTTCAGACCAGGCTTTACAATTACATATGTGCTCAGAGGCATCAGacttcttgctttccttctgtagAGAGGGAGAGAGCCTCTGTGGCTGAGCTGTGTACAGCCATGGTGTTGGCGGGTTGTATAAGCATTGTACCTCTGTTTGACCTGACTCTGCAACATAAATCAAAGTTACTAAAAGAAACCAACCAGAGCATTTGCTTCAGGCTTGAATTGATATTGGCCTGTACTTGGAGCTGGGTCATGTGGCTTTCACGTCTCCATGGGGAACTGTTGCCTGTGTACAGCAGCTGCCTCGGGAGACCTTGTCTTAAGAGGTGGCAGCTCAGGTCATGTTAAAGAGCTGCTGAAGTCTGTGcttttgtatttgcattaaCCCTGAGCCAGGGAGCAGATGCTTGTATTGGGAACTTGTATAAAGTGTTTAAACAATTTCAAtaaatggactttttttttttaaggaaaacttgACTCTATTACTTAATTTCTTGGTTTTGAGCAGAACTTGCATAGTGTGTATGGAAGAGAAGACTGGGGCTTGAGCTGTTGGGAGCCTGCCTGCCAGGATGGAGCTTGTTTAGCTGTGTGTATCTACAGCAGACATAGGTGGGGACAGATCTTCTGCAGTGAGTCAGGCAGTTGTGGCCTCTGGCAGAAACTCACCCAGTAATCTGCTATGATTGCAGCCCAGGAACCAGAAGGTCTGCTCCTCCGTGAGGCAGGCTGCGCCCTGGGTGGAGcaggaaggggcagggggaaagcaGATGGCTCCCTTGCAGGGGAGTGGGAGCTGGAGGaatggggaagggatggggtgTGGAGCCACGGTGCTCCCAGGAGAGATGCTCTGTGTTTCAGCAGCGCTTTGCTCTCTGTAGCTTTCTCTGGGGTAGGGTATGTGCAGGCTGTGGCTATCTGCATGAGATGCTCTGCCTCCAGAGCAGGAAGAGACCTGCTGATTTATGTCTTTTCTTGAACTATTAATATGCAATTCCTTCACACTTCTGGGTTAACAGGATCATGAAAAGATGGGCTGTGAGAGGATTCGTCTCATATTAAAGCCCCTTTGGGAGGGTACTGCGTTTCTTCCAGCTGTGACAATGAGCATAACCAGTCAGGCCAGGTAGAGAATGGTTCCAGCTGTGGATGATCTCTTCGGACCTGCTCTGATACCTCCACAGGACAGCAAGGCTCTATTCCCCCTTCTACCTACCCTGAAAAAACTTTTTCCATTCACCAGGGCTCTTGTGTTCAtccctttcatatttttttaagtacatgTGATGAGAAGcaaactttatttaaaacattttcttaagcTCAGTCAAGGAGCTGCAGCCTCTGTTCCCTCACTCTCCAAGggctgtttgcttttgtaattacaaacaaaaggaaTAGAGCTAATTAGGCCTTGTAAAGCTGGCACAGCAAAACAGCCAGGCATGTGGCTGGCTGAGGGAGCTTGCAGTGCCTGGAGCAGACTGGTTGCCTGGCATAGTTTGGGGTCTATGGTCATTCTTATTCCAACCTGTCAATTAGTCAAGAATTTCCattgagattaattttttcccatgttttcgTGCTCACTCCCTCTTCAAGGACTTTTGCAAGTTCCACTCTGAAGTTTCCTGGGCAGAATGAGGGAGGAAAGCAATCCCACCTACAAAATGGTCAGTAGGACTTCCTGGCTGCTGGCAAAACTGGGCTGTTGCGGGAGACAGATCTGTGTGTGAGGCTGGCAGAGAGGAAGGAGCCAGAGGGTAGCTTGCTTGTTTGCTATACTTTTAACTTGACAAAATTCACAGCCAAACTTCTATTTGGATTGGGCTTGCGGGTTGCTAGCAGGCTGGTTGGAAAGCCATGGGTGAAGTTTGGGGGTAAATGTAATCTCATGGCTCATGATCCTAATTCCTGTCTGGTGGTGACAAGGGGCAGTATCTCTTGGAGGGCTGACATCTCAAGAGATGCCCCTGACCCTGCTTGGGAGGGTGTTTTTCAATCTTTATCCCCTGCCTTTCTTGCCTAATCATGTAATTCTACTTAGTCATGTTTTCTACAGCCCTTTGGCCATCTCTGCCGTAGGTTGCATAGAAGAGGAGTAACATGGGTTGAAAGCTGGGGGAGAGTTTCCCACTGGATTTCAGTCCTTGCATGTGACTGACATTCCTGCTGCTAAAGCCATCTTGCAATGAAACGATGGCATTTGTCTGTACAGACAATGAGAACTTTGACAGCTTCTTGGCGTCTTCTTCTACACCATACTTACTCGCATGGTGCCAGAGCTGTGTATACTATGTGGGGAGCTTCACTGTCAGTGGGACTTACATGCTTATTCATATTGCTTAGATATTTCAAAATAGTAAGAAAGCTCAAGATTTGGAATAGCATCAGCCTGTTGGATTTCTTAGCTTCTCCAACTCAGTAATTTTAAGAAACCATCTATGCTAATGCCTTTATCAGATTCAGCTTCTGATTTACATGAGCTTCTTACAATAaatctgcctttgttttctgtactgaTCTAGGCACATGAATTGTATCGAAGCACTGAAAACTCTGACAATGGAGATCCCAGAAATAACCAATAGAACTGGTGACAGCTGGTGATAAGAAATGTTTGGGAAATATTCATACAAGCTCAGAATCTTTTTAATATAAGGCAGAAGCACAAATAACAGCATTACTAAGGGAACAAAGTTAATGCAGCACTTCTGCTTAAGagcaaactgcagaaatgcCATCAACCTTCCTGAAATTGCTCAAATGTAGTGGATTTACAAATATAGATGAGTGATGAGACTGAAAGAGCCTTTGTCCTGAGCATGGAGACACAGAGTAACTGGGGCAGCCAGTGAATTAACAGTGATGTAAAACTCTCTGTGTTTTCACAAGGGGCTTCTAGAAGATGCcgacagcagcagcatcttccaggATCTTACACCTGTGTCTCCCCGAAAAGGCATTCCGCCAAGTCAGCTCTCTGCAcagtggcagggctgcagtCAGATCTTGCAGTGTAAGACCTTGCAAGTGGCCAGAGTCCTGCCAGTAAGTAGCACCCATGTGCACGAGTGCCATCAGGATTCCTCCCCCACAATGTGGTTTGCCCACCACTTTAGCACCCACCGAGGGGCAGAGGAGACATGACACTGCTGGTGTcatgcagagcagagagctgccGGTGGGTTCCCTCCCTCTGTGCCCACGGGAACAGCTGCCCTGAGACAAGATGAAGGGTTGCAGACCTTGCCATCTTGGAACTTGGAT from Falco rusticolus isolate bFalRus1 chromosome 13, bFalRus1.pri, whole genome shotgun sequence harbors:
- the CLDN1 gene encoding claudin-1, producing MASGGLQLLGFVLAFLGWIGIIISTAMPQWKMASYAGDNIVTAQALYEGLWMSCAMQSTGQIQCKVYDSLLKLESSLQATRALMVAAILLGLVAVFVAVTGMKCMKCMEDDQVKKMRMAVFGGVIFIISGLAALVATSWYGNRVARAFYDPFTPVNTRFEFGSALFIGWAAASLAMLGGAFLCCSCPRRETSYPPSRGYPKNAPSTGKDYV